One window from the genome of Desulforamulus ruminis DSM 2154 encodes:
- a CDS encoding metal ABC transporter solute-binding protein, Zn/Mn family, producing the protein MNQKMKVLFGIMLGLVLLITGCSQPATKPDSEKDTLNVVATTTMLADLSDIIGAEHVSVSGLMGPGIDPHLYQASAGDMTLMQQSDIVVYNGLHLEGKMGEVFESLDGKGHAVICIEDGLDKSKLLEWDGGGGPLHDPHIWFDVALWKDAAKIVADGLSKADPDHASDYEANLEDYIKELDEADTYIRERASEVPEEQRVLVTAHDAFNYFGKAYGFEVRGLQGISTDAEAGTADVSALADFIVERQIKAIFVESSVSPKTIRALQAAVKAKDFDVAIGGELYSDSLGGEGSGAESYILTVKANIDTIVDALK; encoded by the coding sequence ATGAATCAAAAAATGAAAGTCTTGTTTGGAATAATGCTAGGTTTAGTATTATTAATTACTGGTTGCTCACAACCCGCGACAAAGCCGGATTCAGAGAAAGATACTCTGAATGTAGTAGCTACCACCACTATGCTGGCAGATTTATCTGACATTATTGGTGCGGAGCACGTCTCCGTCAGTGGCTTGATGGGGCCTGGTATTGACCCTCACCTGTATCAGGCCAGCGCAGGCGATATGACGCTGATGCAACAGTCGGATATTGTCGTGTATAATGGACTGCATCTGGAAGGAAAGATGGGTGAAGTCTTTGAATCTTTGGATGGGAAAGGGCATGCAGTCATCTGCATTGAAGATGGGCTAGACAAATCCAAGCTTTTGGAATGGGATGGCGGCGGCGGTCCATTGCATGATCCGCATATCTGGTTTGACGTGGCGCTCTGGAAGGATGCAGCCAAAATTGTCGCCGACGGATTGTCCAAGGCAGACCCCGACCATGCGTCCGATTATGAAGCGAACTTGGAAGACTATATTAAGGAATTGGATGAGGCGGATACATACATCCGCGAACGGGCTTCGGAGGTGCCGGAAGAACAGCGGGTGCTGGTCACGGCGCACGACGCGTTTAATTACTTCGGTAAGGCATATGGCTTCGAGGTACGCGGCCTTCAAGGCATCAGCACCGACGCCGAGGCAGGCACGGCTGACGTAAGTGCGCTTGCGGACTTTATCGTGGAGCGGCAGATTAAGGCAATCTTCGTGGAATCCTCAGTTTCACCAAAGACGATCCGGGCGCTTCAGGCGGCGGTGAAAGCGAAGGACTTTGACGTGGCCATCGGCGGCGAGCTGTATTCCGACTCACTGGGCGGAGAGGGTTCCGGTGCCGAAAGCTATATCCTTACCGTTAAGGCTAACATAGACACTATTGTGGACGCCCTAAAATGA
- a CDS encoding metal ABC transporter ATP-binding protein, producing the protein MDFKSQNYAVEVEDLTVAYNAKPVLWDIDLKIPKGKLMAVIGPNGAGKTTLIKAMLGLLTPVSGAVRFINGEDVRSLKNHIGYVPQSGSVDWDFPATVLDVVLMGTYGKLGWIRRTRKADMELARQTLKKVGMEEYASRQISQLSGGQQQRVFLARTLAQAAEIYFMDEPFKGVDAQTEKAIVLLLKELKEQGKTVVVVHHDLQTVEDYFDWVTLINIRVVASGTVNEVFHEENLKKTYRSTGTLLRSVV; encoded by the coding sequence ATGGATTTCAAATCACAAAACTACGCAGTGGAGGTGGAAGACCTCACCGTTGCCTATAATGCGAAACCAGTTTTATGGGATATTGACTTGAAAATTCCCAAAGGAAAGCTGATGGCGGTGATCGGACCAAACGGAGCGGGCAAGACAACGTTGATTAAGGCGATGCTGGGGCTGTTAACGCCTGTTTCTGGAGCGGTACGCTTTATAAACGGTGAAGACGTACGCTCGCTGAAAAACCACATTGGCTACGTTCCGCAAAGCGGCAGTGTGGACTGGGACTTTCCCGCAACGGTACTTGACGTGGTGCTGATGGGAACCTACGGCAAGCTCGGGTGGATCAGGCGTACCCGCAAGGCGGATATGGAGCTGGCCCGGCAGACATTGAAAAAGGTCGGCATGGAGGAATATGCCTCACGACAGATCAGTCAGCTTTCCGGAGGCCAGCAGCAGCGGGTGTTTCTCGCCCGGACTCTGGCACAGGCAGCGGAGATTTACTTCATGGATGAACCGTTTAAGGGGGTGGACGCACAGACGGAAAAAGCCATCGTTCTGCTCTTAAAAGAGCTGAAAGAGCAAGGAAAGACTGTTGTGGTAGTGCACCATGACCTTCAGACGGTGGAGGATTATTTTGACTGGGTCACACTGATTAACATAAGGGTAGTCGCCAGTGGGACGGTCAACGAAGTTTTTCACGAGGAAAATCTGAAAAAAACATATCGGAGTACCGGTACGCTTCTAAGGAGCGTGGTGTGA
- a CDS encoding metal ABC transporter permease produces MSTMITLLSDYTFQTVALGAALLGLISGVLGCFSVLRKQSLLGDGVSHSALPGVVIAFILLGSKNTEVLLLGALISGLLATFFIVGIIQYTRIKFDSALALVMSVFFGLGLVLLTYVQKIPNSNQAGLKRFIFGQASTLLQRDIVMMAVCGAILLAFVILFWKEFKLLTFDSDFAQNLGFSPKKLNLLLSFMIVLAIIIGLQTVGVILMSAMLIAPAVAARQWTNKLWTMTLLSAVFGMVSGVAGTAASSMVPKLPTGPAIVVCVSVIVVMSVLFAPGRGILHKLYQRRKNRLLLRMEGGVSNFPTP; encoded by the coding sequence ATGAGCACGATGATTACTCTACTTAGTGACTACACTTTTCAGACGGTAGCCCTAGGCGCCGCCCTTTTGGGGCTGATCAGCGGCGTGTTAGGTTGCTTTTCCGTCCTGCGCAAGCAAAGCCTTTTGGGAGACGGGGTCTCCCACTCCGCACTGCCAGGTGTCGTCATAGCTTTTATTCTGCTTGGCAGCAAAAATACGGAGGTTCTATTGCTGGGGGCTCTTATTTCTGGATTGCTGGCCACGTTCTTTATTGTCGGTATCATCCAGTACACGCGCATCAAGTTCGACAGTGCCCTTGCATTGGTTATGTCGGTGTTCTTCGGGCTTGGGCTGGTGCTTCTGACCTATGTGCAGAAGATCCCCAATTCCAATCAGGCGGGACTCAAACGGTTTATCTTCGGGCAGGCATCCACACTGCTACAGCGGGACATTGTTATGATGGCTGTCTGCGGCGCAATCCTGCTGGCGTTTGTGATCCTCTTTTGGAAGGAATTCAAGCTCCTTACCTTTGACAGTGATTTTGCCCAGAACCTCGGCTTCTCGCCCAAGAAGCTGAACCTGCTGCTGTCGTTCATGATTGTGCTGGCCATCATCATCGGGCTCCAGACGGTGGGTGTCATTCTCATGAGCGCGATGCTCATCGCACCGGCTGTGGCTGCGCGCCAGTGGACAAACAAGCTATGGACGATGACCTTACTTTCCGCCGTTTTCGGCATGGTTTCCGGCGTAGCGGGAACTGCCGCTAGTTCCATGGTTCCAAAGCTTCCCACAGGTCCGGCGATCGTGGTATGCGTTAGCGTGATTGTAGTTATGAGTGTTCTCTTTGCTCCGGGAAGGGGTATTCTGCACAAGCTGTATCAGCGTAGGAAGAACAGGCTTCTATTAAGGATGGAAGGAGGCGTGTCAAATTTCCCCACACCTTGA
- the yabG gene encoding sporulation peptidase YabG, translating into MSKIQEGDIVARKSYENDLFFKVTDIYRGDDGRDYAVIKGLDIRLFASSPVDDLQKIDAKDVATYWTQTLRKNAEIMDRVMKRRVEERGHRIKRCTDGHCFLSRTGRVEGQQETDEIEGFDVPGSVLHLDGDKDYLDLCMTTYRNLSIPAYGYAVKEEEQPKRVKELLQKHYPDILVLTGHDGLKKGAKDLTDINNYHNTKYFIEAVKIARTFEKSKDDLVIFAGACQSCYEAILSSGSNFASSPKRVLIHAFDPVFVVEKIAYTSIHDPIAIREIISSTITGFDGIGGLETRGKHRLGVPKTNY; encoded by the coding sequence GTGTCAAAGATACAGGAGGGTGATATTGTTGCCCGAAAATCCTATGAAAATGATTTGTTTTTTAAAGTTACCGATATATACCGTGGCGATGACGGGCGGGATTATGCTGTTATAAAAGGTTTGGATATAAGATTATTCGCCAGTTCTCCTGTGGATGACTTACAAAAGATTGACGCCAAGGATGTCGCTACTTATTGGACCCAAACACTTCGCAAAAACGCCGAAATTATGGACCGGGTCATGAAGCGCCGGGTAGAGGAAAGGGGCCACCGGATTAAACGGTGTACCGATGGCCACTGTTTTTTGTCGCGCACCGGCAGAGTCGAGGGGCAGCAGGAGACAGATGAGATTGAGGGTTTTGATGTGCCCGGTAGTGTACTGCATTTAGACGGAGATAAAGATTACCTGGATTTGTGTATGACCACATACCGAAATCTTTCTATTCCTGCCTATGGTTACGCAGTAAAAGAAGAAGAACAGCCCAAAAGGGTCAAAGAGCTGCTGCAAAAACACTACCCGGATATCCTGGTACTTACCGGGCATGACGGTTTAAAAAAAGGGGCCAAAGATTTAACGGATATTAACAATTATCATAATACCAAGTATTTTATTGAGGCGGTAAAAATTGCCCGCACCTTTGAAAAAAGCAAAGACGATCTGGTGATCTTTGCCGGGGCCTGCCAATCTTGCTATGAGGCCATTCTCAGCTCCGGATCAAACTTTGCCAGCTCCCCCAAAAGAGTATTGATTCATGCCTTTGATCCGGTCTTTGTGGTGGAGAAAATTGCTTATACCTCCATCCATGATCCTATTGCCATTCGGGAGATTATCTCCAGTACCATTACCGGATTTGATGGAATTGGGGGGCTGGAAACCCGGGGTAAACACCGCCTGGGTGTTCCTAAAACAAACTATTAA
- a CDS encoding CAP domain-containing protein, protein MQFRLKRVSMFLATLFTLAFLVSMASPQAALAVDKDGQQMVALVNANRSKAGLPALQYDSQLCAQAAQLLSAYQKTGQIPSTANLYQVAKNGGYKSLGQTVVRGSDVKAMVDKQLTCYGNSSVLNAKYDCVGVAMVNTTSGKLCVQLLATKGSSKPATPKPTPTPTPTPTPGDGEPNEGSGSSDASMNQLQQQVVDLVNAERAKQGLKPVVAKQDLTAVAQLKAQDMYNKKYFSHTSPTYGSPFDMMRQQGISYTAAGENIAMGQKTAQQVMTDWMNSSGHRANILNANYNEIGVGVYQSYNGYGYIWVQEFARR, encoded by the coding sequence GTGCAGTTTCGTTTAAAAAGAGTTTCCATGTTTCTTGCGACCTTGTTCACGCTCGCCTTTCTGGTATCCATGGCTAGCCCCCAAGCGGCTTTGGCTGTAGACAAGGATGGCCAGCAAATGGTTGCCCTGGTGAATGCGAATCGGTCTAAAGCGGGACTTCCGGCCCTGCAGTACGATTCCCAGCTATGTGCTCAGGCAGCCCAACTCTTAAGCGCCTACCAGAAGACCGGCCAGATTCCCAGCACCGCAAACCTGTATCAGGTAGCTAAAAACGGAGGTTACAAATCCCTTGGACAAACCGTTGTCCGCGGTAGCGATGTAAAGGCCATGGTTGATAAGCAACTAACTTGCTATGGCAACAGCTCGGTTTTAAACGCCAAGTACGACTGCGTGGGTGTGGCCATGGTCAACACCACCAGTGGCAAGCTTTGTGTTCAACTACTGGCCACCAAGGGAAGCAGTAAGCCCGCAACGCCGAAGCCTACGCCCACGCCGACCCCCACTCCTACACCTGGGGATGGGGAACCAAATGAAGGCTCCGGTTCCTCGGATGCCAGCATGAACCAGTTGCAGCAGCAGGTAGTGGATCTGGTCAACGCGGAACGGGCCAAACAGGGACTTAAACCGGTGGTGGCCAAGCAGGACTTAACCGCTGTAGCTCAGTTAAAGGCTCAGGATATGTACAATAAAAAATATTTTTCTCACACTTCTCCCACTTACGGTTCCCCCTTTGACATGATGCGCCAGCAGGGAATTAGTTACACGGCCGCCGGCGAAAATATTGCCATGGGACAGAAGACCGCCCAGCAGGTCATGACCGACTGGATGAACAGCTCCGGTCACCGGGCGAACATTTTAAATGCCAATTATAATGAAATTGGTGTGGGAGTTTACCAGAGTTATAATGGTTATGGTTATATCTGGGTGCAGGAATTTGCCCGCAGATAA
- a CDS encoding DUF3794 and LysM peptidoglycan-binding domain-containing protein has product MAMKRQPKTRYRKTRAYERAGTTTEPLRTERLTVEEVIAENTEQTIVRGTLSVPEEKPEIEEILAIDTKVKLRKVEVIPDKVIVEGTLKLRVMYSAFKDDQSVHTFHDEIDFVDFVDVEGARPGMNKEVDIVVEDVSLTRNPKCAADWDVAAVIMVTARITETREVDALVECPEGFECESEQMNLEQLVGSGSKQVLIDDEFEIPERKPDVEKVLRCMCDVEITNVKIIRNKVIIDGEVELECLYTAMKDDQKVHTFENTFNFTDFIEIEGAEQGMIAKVDVMVESCFVEEDEDNACLLSPTIVLNVTARVVENREVSVITEVKGAESLKTATLAMESLVGEECKQVVIRDFKEPPHHKPDVDKVRDIKIGDIVIKDSDVIQDKVLVRGTIEFQVIYTSVKKDQAVHMIHRKVTFKTFIDVPGARPDDNVDFDINVEWTNAKMDGCDLLIEAVLEICARVTETVRREIVTGVSLPEPTPAPTEEPEACVPGTVFNYTIQQGDTLSKLAQRYGTTVSAIRRANPEITNVNQLTVGQVIKIPCAAKG; this is encoded by the coding sequence ATGGCCATGAAGAGGCAGCCTAAGACGCGGTACCGTAAAACACGCGCCTACGAGAGAGCCGGAACCACGACCGAACCGTTAAGAACAGAAAGGCTGACCGTGGAAGAGGTAATCGCTGAAAATACCGAGCAAACCATAGTTCGTGGAACCCTCTCCGTACCAGAGGAAAAACCCGAAATTGAAGAGATCCTTGCCATTGACACCAAGGTTAAGCTGAGGAAGGTTGAGGTTATTCCCGATAAGGTTATTGTTGAAGGAACCCTTAAACTGAGAGTGATGTATTCTGCCTTTAAAGATGACCAGTCTGTACACACCTTTCATGACGAAATCGATTTTGTGGATTTTGTGGATGTTGAAGGCGCCCGTCCCGGCATGAACAAGGAAGTTGACATTGTGGTAGAGGATGTGAGCCTGACCAGAAATCCCAAGTGCGCCGCGGATTGGGATGTAGCGGCAGTAATTATGGTTACGGCCAGGATCACCGAAACCCGTGAAGTGGATGCCCTGGTTGAATGCCCGGAGGGGTTTGAATGCGAGTCCGAACAAATGAATCTGGAGCAATTGGTAGGCAGTGGCTCCAAACAAGTATTGATTGATGACGAATTTGAAATTCCGGAACGCAAGCCCGATGTTGAAAAGGTCCTGCGCTGCATGTGCGATGTTGAAATCACCAATGTTAAAATTATCCGCAATAAAGTAATCATTGACGGTGAAGTGGAACTGGAGTGCCTTTACACCGCCATGAAAGACGACCAGAAAGTCCATACCTTTGAGAATACCTTTAATTTTACTGATTTTATTGAAATTGAAGGCGCCGAGCAGGGCATGATCGCCAAAGTAGACGTCATGGTGGAGAGTTGCTTTGTTGAAGAGGATGAAGACAATGCATGCCTGCTGTCTCCCACCATTGTCTTAAATGTCACCGCCCGGGTGGTTGAAAACCGGGAAGTGAGTGTAATTACCGAAGTGAAAGGCGCTGAATCCCTAAAAACCGCTACCCTGGCCATGGAGAGCCTGGTGGGCGAAGAATGCAAACAGGTGGTTATCCGGGATTTCAAAGAACCGCCGCATCATAAGCCGGATGTTGACAAAGTCCGGGATATTAAGATTGGCGACATCGTTATCAAGGACAGTGACGTTATCCAGGATAAAGTGCTGGTCCGGGGCACCATCGAGTTCCAGGTGATTTATACCTCGGTGAAGAAGGATCAGGCCGTCCACATGATTCACCGGAAGGTTACTTTCAAGACCTTCATTGACGTTCCCGGCGCCCGCCCTGATGACAATGTAGACTTTGATATAAACGTGGAATGGACCAATGCTAAGATGGACGGTTGCGACCTGCTGATCGAAGCGGTTCTGGAAATTTGCGCCAGGGTTACCGAAACGGTGCGGCGGGAAATTGTGACCGGTGTAAGCCTGCCGGAACCTACTCCTGCTCCTACGGAGGAGCCTGAAGCGTGCGTGCCCGGAACGGTCTTTAATTACACCATCCAGCAGGGAGATACCCTGAGCAAACTGGCCCAGCGTTATGGCACCACCGTCAGTGCCATTAGAAGAGCCAATCCCGAGATTACCAATGTTAACCAATTAACCGTGGGGCAGGTAATCAAAATTCCTTGCGCTGCCAAGGGTTAA